The following nucleotide sequence is from Drosophila simulans strain w501 chromosome 3L, Prin_Dsim_3.1, whole genome shotgun sequence.
GCCTGCGCGTGATCTCCTACACAGTCAGCCTGTCCCGCCTGTCGCTCTTCCTGCCGCGCCTCCAATCCCTCGACCTGAGTGGCAGTGTGCTGAGCTCCCTGCGCGACCTGGGTTACGGACTCCTCCAGCTAACCAGGCTGGACATCAGCAACTGCGGCCTGAATAGCTTCGACGGCACCAGTGGATTGCCGGCCATCCGGGTGCTAATCGCTGATGGAAACATGATCCAGCGGGTGGATCCGCTAGCCGAACTGGTCCACCTGCGCGTTCTCAAGGCAAGGAACAACCGGATCAGTGAGCTGGGGCTGCTCTCCTTCCTGGGAATGTGCCCGCAGCTGCAGGAGGTGGAGTTGCAGGGCAATCCCGTGTGTCGTTTGCCGCTCTACCGCTCGCTCCTGGCGCGCAGTGTGCCCACGCTGCAACTGTTGGATGGACGGGTGTTGAACGGTGAGCCTGCTCCTGTGGAGATGGAGGAGGCCACATCCCCGGCATCAAGTGATCTGGAGTCTGGCTCCGAGACGACTGCACAACGGCCGAACACGGCACCTGCTCCGGAACCCGTTCCTATCGCCCTAAATGCCGCCATCCGGCGCCAAGTCTCGGCCAGCTCCGCCTCCACTCCAGTGGCAGGATCGGTTTTGGGCCTAGTGCGCCAGCGGCGGAGGCGCAGTGGCCACGCCTGGGTcagttcctcctcctccagcggATCGTCTTCCGCCTCCTCGGCCCGATCCACCCGGGCGCCATCCATGAGCTCCTGTTCGTCCAACAGCAGCCTCGACGTCCAATCATCGTCCCATTATGTCTTCAGCACACAGTCCACGCTGGAATAGAccacactgcaaaaaaaagttaatattttatacacAATAATATTACAGACGATCTGCATCAGGATTCAAAATCCTGACTGTTAAAACTGGTTATAccagaaacaataaaaaaacaaaattaattatgcttaAGAGCTTGTAAAATAGATAGTAGAATTCATCTTCTAACTCTGGAAACTCTTAGTAAAAGCACCTAGAAAAAAGCTTATGTATGGGAAGCAGATCGATAGAAGTGGAGGCAGATTGACTAAGAGAATAAGAATAGTACATAGTGTAAATAAACAACGGGAAGTTACGTGACAGGCagcaaattatgaaatttcttgAAAATTCGTTTATTTATCGGCCTAATCCGAGCAACTCCACCTCCAGGCAGCGAATGTGGTTTTATGGATGTAGGGGTAGAGAGAGCTCCACGTCTATAACCCAACCACATCGATAGACTTCGATGACCATGTTTCGCAAACATATGATAAAACCAAAACTGTTACATCAATGATTGCTAAAACTTGTCTCCAATGGACTTGCTTTAAaagcaataatatttataaataaaagccaatTCAAATTCTGTCAAAagtatttcactttttaataAGACATCGAGAAAAACTACAGTTGAACCTTTTGTATCTCATTTTCTcgccatttaatttt
It contains:
- the LOC6738788 gene encoding leucine-rich repeat-containing protein 56; the encoded protein is MPLLEAPADYLESSPDHSLQAELPILLAPPGPAALAQVRMPPPEVRLNQQNPAQQQQRMQFNRRQLGRRNSFDRDVAIAEEEQHLPAFVHLLPVVLPQQGPEPTLDELLRRVTQRTDLEAVEQVRLRVISYTVSLSRLSLFLPRLQSLDLSGSVLSSLRDLGYGLLQLTRLDISNCGLNSFDGTSGLPAIRVLIADGNMIQRVDPLAELVHLRVLKARNNRISELGLLSFLGMCPQLQEVELQGNPVCRLPLYRSLLARSVPTLQLLDGRVLNGEPAPVEMEEATSPASSDLESGSETTAQRPNTAPAPEPVPIALNAAIRRQVSASSASTPVAGSVLGLVRQRRRRSGHAWVSSSSSSGSSSASSARSTRAPSMSSCSSNSSLDVQSSSHYVFSTQSTLE